One window of the Cryptococcus gattii WM276 chromosome E, complete sequence genome contains the following:
- a CDS encoding Vacuolar membrane protein, putative (Similar to TIGR gene model, INSD accession AAW43643.1), whose protein sequence is MPATSSKSRTGRGICAMRGTCGRTSMFGADLPCPDDNDATVPDQDLLDLMSSVCGPSYSLPDHVCCTYDQLSTLSDRLQQAAPLIASCPACINNFRSFYCDFTCSPDQSTFLSVTATQKTTEGKDAVKEVDYEVSSDFKQGFYDSCKDVQFGATNGFAMDLIGGGATNASGFLKYMGDLRPGLGSPFQINFPDNDDSAYGRAPLSCSDAEDINARCACADCPSVCPSLPYIAPPSSKQCHVGAVSCLTFSLLIIYSVTILIGALLYIWKQAARHRQRRYERVALLDPPHSPTIQNGQGNGLDGLMGRNDDAESGPSGSIHFRLGRGASLLDPMEHLQPKQNKINATLRQFFYRLGLTCAKRPIEVFAITAFIVGLFNFGWKYFEVETDPVRLWVSPTSESASQKRFFDDSFGPFYKSEQVFITQSSGSPINYDTLDWWLKVEAEINALKTSDGIGLEDICFAPAGKGTPCVIQSVSAWLGDDMEVWGEKWESRVSDCAARPGECLPPFGQPIDPKLVLGGANGDWLKAKALVVTWVVSNYNDERVEPAEQWERKLRDYLGSLRRPGIKISYSTGVSLEEEINKSTNTDVKIVVLSYLVMFFYVSLTLGGGLPPSMIQAFAHRVYRLVIKVGVLLHLVKDAAFEETAPAPDFRVIPTLLSVNSKFSLGLFGIAIVLIAVSSSVGFFSLMGVRVTLIIAEVIPFLVLAVGVDNVFILVHELDRQNSLHAAQQPDDDESVHSNGAQPSGTFLAPEERVARAVARMGPSIMLSSVTEVVAFALGALVPMPAVRNFAIYAAGSVLFGAAMQCTVFVSAMTLDLRRSESMRIDCFPCIRLRPPVGLYDNEAPSRESMVKKFMRTVYAPSLLRNEVKQLVLVAFGGLFLAAIIGIQHITLGLGIDQRLALPSESYLVPYFNDVDSYLDVGPPVYFVTEGGDPSSRHGQQRLCGRFTTCLDLSVANSLEAERKRPDSSFIASPPAAWIDDFLQWTNPAFESCCRVKKRDPSVFCSPRDAERLCRPCFEGQEWDSTMNGLPEGEDFMRYLKQWLISPTNDECPLGGQAPYSGAVKLVPSNTTVAASHFRTYHTPLKSQADFINALAAARRISEDITHRTGVKVFPYSLFYVFFDQYEHITSMAIEVLFLAFVAVLVITSTLLGSWRTGGTVTFTCALAVINVMGVMGYWGISLNAISLVNLVISLGIAVEFCSHIARAFMGAGSGLPLDKLEGRKERDERAWTALVDVGPSVFSGITMTKLIGISVLALTRSKLLEVYYFRMWLSLILSGALHGLVLLPVLLSYLGGQGYPLEDTDEDWVTSQMRRPMDYEYAPFADTDSVDD, encoded by the exons ATGCCAGCCACATCGTCCAAATCTAGGACAGGCAGGGGCATATGTGCCATGCGGGGCACTTGCGGCAGAACTAGCATGTTCGGCGCAGATTTACCATGTCCCGACGACAACGATGCGACTGTC CCCGATCAAGATCTCCTAGATCTTATGTCTTCGGTTTGTGGCCCTTCCTATTCCCTCCCAGACCATGTTTGCTGTACCTACGACCAGCTCTCAACACTCTCTGATCGTTTGCAACAAGCTGCTCCTCTTATTGCATCTTGCCCTGCTTGCATTAATAATTTTCGGTCTTTCTATTGCGACTTCACCTGCTCTCCAGATCAGTCTACATTTCTATCTGTTACTGCAACGCAAAAGACTACAGAGGGGAAAGATGCGGTGAAAGAAGTTGATTACGAGGTCAGTTCAGACTTCAAACAAGGCTTCTACGACAGCTGTAAGGACGTTCAATTTGGTGCCACAAATGGCTTTGCTATGGACTTGATAGGAGGTGGAGCCACTAATGCCAGTGGCTTTTTGAAGTATATGGGAGATTTAAGGCCAGGATTGGGCTCACCGTTTCAGATAAATTTCCCGGACAATGATGATTCTGCCTACGGACGAGCGCCTCTGAGCTGTTCAGATGCAGAGGATATCAATGCTCGATGTGCCTGTGCCGACTGCCCTTCCGTGTGTCCCTCGCTCCCTTATATTGCGCCACCTTCATCCAAGCAATGTCATGTGGGCGCCGTCTCTTGTCTCACCTTCTCTCTGCTTATCATCTATTCGGTCACTATCCTCATAGGAGCACTGCTTTATATCTGGAAGCAGGCAGCCCGGCACCGACAAAGACGCTATGAACGCGTTGCGCTGCTTGATCCTCCGCATTCACCGACTATTCAGAACGGGCAGGGAAATGGGCTTGATGGTTTGATGGGAAGGAACGACGATGCCGAATCCGGGCCGAGTGGCTCCATCCATTTTCGACTTGGTCGAGGAGCTAGTCTTCTTGATCCAATGGAACACCTGCAACCAAAGCAGAATAAGATCAATGCTACCCTTCGGCAGTTCTTCTATCGCCTTGGGTTGACTTGTGCAAAGCGACCCATTGAAGTCTTCGCCATCACGGCTTTTATTGTAGGGTTATTCAACTTTGGGTGGAAATATTTCGAGGTTGAAACGGATCCTGTACGGTTATGGGTATCACCGACAAGTGAAAGCGCATCCCAGAAGCGATTCTTCGATGATAGTTTCGGCCCGTTCTATAAATCCGAACAGGTATTCATAACCCAGTCTTCTGGATCGCCCATAAACTATGATACCCTTGACTGGTGGCTCAAAGTGGAAGCTGAAATCAATGCGCTCAAGACGAGTGATGGGATCGGATTGGAGGATATTTGCTTTGCGCCAGCTGGCAAGGGGACGCCTTGCGTGATACAGAGTGTTTCGGCTTGGCTTGGAGATGACATGGAAGTATGGGGGGAAAAATGGGAATCACGTGTCAGCGACTGTGCAGCTAGGCCGGGTGAATGTTTGCCACCATTTGGACAGCCCATTGATCCTAAACTTGTACTGGGAGGAGCCAATGGAGATTGGCTGAAAGCCAAGGCTTTGGTTGTTACTTGGGTAGTCAGCAACTACAATGACGAACGGGTCGAGCCAGCAGAACAATGGGAAAGGAAGCTGCGCGACTATCTGGGCAGCTTGAGACGGCCTGGGATAAAGATCAGCTACTCCACGGGAGTTAGTCTGGAAGAGGAGATCAACAAGAGCACCAACACCGATGTCAAGATCGTCGTGCTCTCGTATCTCGTCATGTTTTTCTATGTCTCCCTCACCCTTGGAGGTGGTCTCCCACCCAGCATGATACAAGCCTTCGCCCACAGAGTCTACCGCCTTGTCATTAAGGTTGGGGTACTTTTGCATTTGGTCAAAGACGCCGCATTTGAGGAGACTGCACCTGCTCCAGATTTCAGAGTTATCCCTACCCTACTTTCTGTCAACTCGAAATTTTCTCTGGGGTTGTTTGGTATCGCCATTGTTCTTATCGCTGTGTCCTCTTCCGTCGgtttcttttccttgatGGGCGTACGTGTCACTTTGATTATCGCCGAAGTTATACCGTTCCTTGTTCTCGCAGTGGGCGTTGATAACGTCTTTATCTTGGTACACGAACTTGATCGACAAAACAGTTTACATGCGGCCCAACAGCCAGATGATGACGAATCTGTCCACAGCAACGGAGCCCAACCTTCTGGCACATTCCTCGCTCCGGAAGAAAGAGTGGCTCGGGCAGTCGCTAGGATGGGTCCATCCATCATGCTAAGCTCAGTTACTGAAGTGGTGGCCTTTGCCCTTGGCGCTCTAGTCCCTATGCCTGCTGTGCGCAATTTCGCTATTTATGCTGCTGGCAGTGTTCTCTTTGGCGCAGCGATGCAATGTACGGTTTTTGTCAGCGCAATGACGCTAGACTTGCGACGTTCAGAG TCCATGAGGATTGATTGCTTCCCCTGTATCCGCCTCAGACCTCCTGTTGGTCTTTACGATAATGAGGCCCCATCACGTGAAAGTATGGTTAAGAAGTTCATGCGTACAGTATACGCCCCTTCGCTACTCCGTAATGAAGTCAAACAGTTAGTTTTGGTGGCATTCGGAGGTCTATTTTTGGCTGCCATCATCGGCATCCAACATATCACTCTCGGTCTTG GCATAGATCAACGTCTGGCACTCCCATCCGAATCATACCTCGTCCCATACTTCAATGATGTTGATTCCTATCTTGATGTCGGACCACCTGTGTACTTTGTCACCGAAGGAGGTGATCCATCTTCTAGACATGGGCAGCAACGACTCTGTGGCCGCTTCACTACCTGCCTCGACCTATCTGTAGCAAATAGTCTGGAAGCTGAGCGTAAACGTCCAGACAGTTCCTTCATCGCATCCCCTCCGGCTGCTTGGATTGATGACTTCCTGCAGTGGACTAATCCCGCTTTTGAGAGTTGCTGCAGAGTCAAGAAGCGAGACCCAAGCGTTTTCTGCTCACCTAGAGACGCGGAAAGGCTCTGCAGGCCTTGTTTCGAAGGTCAAGAATGGGACTCAACGATGAACGGTCTGCcggaaggagaagattTCATGCGATACCTTAAACAATGGCTAATTTCACCGACAAATGATGAGTGTCCATTAGGTGGACAGGCGCCTTACAGTGGGGCAGTAAAACTAGTTCCAAGTAATACTACTGTCGCCGCTTCCCATTTTAGGACCTATCACACCCCACTCAAGTCTCAAGCGGACTTTATTAATGCTTTAGCTGCCGCTCGACGAATTTCTGAAGATATCACTCATCGAACCGGCGTCAAGGTATTCCCATATTCATTGTTCTACGTCTTCTTTGATCAATACGAACACATCACTTCTATGGCTATCGAAGTTCTTTTCCTCGCTTTTGTCGCTGTTCTAGTGATAACATCTACACTCCTCGGGTCTTGGCGTACTGGAGGGACCGTAACCTTCACCTGTGCACTAGCGGTCATTAATGTTATGGGTGTGATGGGGTATTGGGGTATCTCTTTGAATGCTATATCTTTGGTCAATTTGGTTATCAGTTTAGGAATAGCTGTGGAGTTCTGTTCCCATATCGCGAGGGCTTTCATGGGGGCAGGATCTGGCCTCCCGTTGGACAAATTGGAGGGACGTAAAGAGAGAGATGAGCGGGCGTGGACCGCTCTGGTAGATGTAGGACCATCT GTGTTCTCGGGTATCACCATGACTAAGCTCATAGGCATATCCGTCCTGGCCTTGACTCGTTCCAAACTCCTGGAAGTATACTACTTTCGCATGTGGCTTTCTCTGATCCTATCGGGAGCCTTACATGGTCTGGTGTTGCTGCCAGTTCTTTTGAGTTACCTTGGAGGTCAAGGATACCCATTGGAGGATACAGATGAGGATTGGGTCACTAGTCAAATGAGAAGGCC GATGGATTATGAATACGCGCCTTTTGCAGACACGGACTCTGTAGATGATTAG
- a CDS encoding Hypothetical protein (Similar to SGTC gene model, INSD accession EAL20888.1; CNBE2490), with translation MSSSQLHLSILTFHSALGFLVLLFIIIVVWLVRLAILHANRRRNASAGRVDPEAQFREVAGRVFTGRYQSSSDTGPSSYCRGNDRGAVVRQSNGSEASLPAYGAESLPVLPETAYQPSQTRIRSDQTALNSVIIPEVPPPKYTAASEPVSTTRF, from the exons ATGTCTTCATCTCAGCTCCATCTGTCAATTCTGACCTTCCACAGCGCTCTCGGATTTTTAGTCCTTCTTTTTATAATAATCGTTGTTTGGCTTG TCAGACTAGCTATACTCCATGCCAATCGTAGGCGTAATGCTTCAGCAGGCCGTGTCGACCCTGAGGCTCAGTTCCGAGAAGTTGCTGGACGGGTTTTCACTGGTCGATatcaatcatcatcagaCACTGGACCTTCCTCTTATTGTCGAGGAAATGATAGGGGGGCCGTAGTCAGGCAATCAAACGGGAGTGAGGCAAGTCTGCCCGCTTATG GGGCTGAATCACTTCCTGTTCTCCCAGAAACGGCCTATCAGCCATCCCAAACCAGAATAAGATCTGATCAAACAGCATTGAACTCTGTGATCATACCCGAAGTTCCGCCTCCCAAATATACTGCAGCATCTGAGCCTGTATCGACAACAAGATTTTGA
- a CDS encoding ATP binding protein, putative (Similar to TIGR gene model, INSD accession AAW43644.1) produces MSMDILSLMLTTNTVDIDEFFHLPHIVRPGETISSTGLTKRAGGKGANQAFAVARAGGQVELDGAIGDDGMWVKEILESAGVGTDKLKVVKDEVTGRAVIQILHAGANYYLPSSTPAPSLSTYTHLLVQNEVPLSSTLAYLTAAGQSSPPLTSVFNPSPMLTPSQLREFPWKHLSWLIVNEGELGDLLLAFGSSANPGEAKADELQARASAGILELHENEYFSKNVGIICTLGAKGILYYEPGKEVGYLPAAKLQNPVKDTTGAGDCFAGYFVAGLMSGKSLQDALKACLVACGICVENEGAMESVPTLEAVNKRLA; encoded by the exons ATGTCCATGG ATATTTTGTCGCTCATGTTGACGACCAACACCGTAGACATTGACGAGTTTTTCCACCTTCCACATATCGTCCGGCCGGGAGAGACTATATCCTCTACAGGTCTTACGAAACGCGCAGGGGGTAAAGGTGCTAACCAAGCGTTCGCTGTTGCCCGTGCAGGCGGGCAGGTTGAGCTGGACGGAGCAATAGGAGACGATGGCATGTGGGTGAAGGAGATACTTGAGAGTGCCGGCGTGGGGACAGACAAGCTGAAGGTTGTCAAGGATGAGGTTACGGGGAGGGCTGTTATTCAGA TTCTTCATGCCGGTGCCAACTATTACCTCCCCTCTTCTACTCCCgctccttctctttccacaTACACCCACCTTCTCGTTCAAAATGAAgttcctctttcttctacCCTCGCCTACCTCACTGCAGCGGGTCAATCCTCTCCCCCTTTGACCAGTGTTTTCAATCCCTCTCCGATGCTCACCCCCTCTCAACTTCGAGAGTTCCCTTGGAAGCATCTTTCATGGCTTATTGTTAACGAAGGGGAGCTTGGAGATCTCCTATTGGCATTTGGGTCGTCAGCGAACCCCGGTGAAGCCAAGGCAGATGAGCTTCAAGCTCGAGCATCTGCTGGAATTCTTGAACTGCATGAGAACGAGTACTTTTCTAAAAACGTTGGTATTATCTGCACCCTTGGTGCAAAGGGAATACTTTACTATGAACCCGGAAAGGAAGTTGGCTACCTGCCAGCTGCCAAGTTGCAAAACCCAGTGAAGGATACTACTGGGGCCGGCGACTGTTTTGCTGGCTACTTTGTGGCAGGCCTGATGAGTGGAAAGAGCCTACAGGATGCTTTGAAAGCCTGTCTTGTG GCTTGCGGCATCTGTGTGGAAAATGAGGGTGCTATGGAAAGTGTACCCACTCTCGAAGCAGTCAACAAGCGTCTAGCTTAG
- a CDS encoding uncharacterized protein (Similar to TIGR gene model, INSD accession AAW43645.1) — MTGELASKSGADLGAVRAPLPLDRLVPYLEKYIEGFKGPVEVKQFKSNPTYLITPSLPSHPFVLRRAPSGKLLSLTAHRVDREYTILAALNRYNSTVSSAHIVPVPKVYCLCEDKDVMGAAFYVMEYVQGRIFTDVRMKDLSREERWSCWRSTIDTLTRLSTIPLSSLQLLSSFAPSPSQKPYFPRQVKSLLRVSDVQSQASSEQTRGQLGYIWGTKEMRPWFEKGANLIAAQESQAGIGSVVHGDFKIDNLIFHPSEPRVIGILDWELCTLGSPLADLGNVLLPFSFPPISSEQRQALSSKLDGKDNEDLNLLLGLKGVSSEETGIPQREELEKWWVDGMIRGSEYHRNTQAVWKWPISRMEWVRSWMLFRLAIIAQGIAARAMLGQASSADARADSRPVFDFYGKAAWNIKNEMDNEILKAKL; from the exons ATGACAGGCGAACTTGCTTCCAAATCTGGGGCAGACTTAGGCGCTGTGCGCgcccctcttcccctcgACCGTCTAGTTCCCTATCTGGAGAAGTATATAGAGGGGTTTAAGGGCCCTGTCGAAGTGAAACAATTCAAA TCAAATCCAACATATCTCATAACCCCATCTTTGCCTTCGCATCCTTTCGTTCTCCGACGAGCACCCAGTGGCAAACTTCTCTCTTTAACTGCTCACCGGGTTGATCGAGAGTATACCATTCTGGCGGCTCTGAATCGCTATAACTCTACTGTTTCTTCCGCGCACATTGTACCAGTACCTAAAGTGTACTGCCTATGTGAGGACAAGGATGTCATGGGAGCTGCATTCTATGTTATGGAGTATGTGCAAGGTAGGATCTTCACCGACGTACGGATGAAAGACTTGAGTCGAGAGGAGCGATGGTCTTGCTGGAGATCTACCATCGACACTCTAACTCGCCTTTCAACGATCCCTCTATCATCTTTGCAATTACTTTCCTCATTCGCCCCTTCACCATCGCAAAAACCATACTTCCCTCGCCAAGTCAAGTCTCTTCTCAGAGTATCGGACGTTCAAAGTCAAGCCAGTTCGGAACAAACGCGCGGGCAGCTTGGGTACATATGGGGGACGAAAGAGATGAGACCATGGTTTGAAAAAGGGGCGAATTTGATTGCTGCACAAGAAAGTCAGGCTGGAATAGGCAGTGTAGTACACGGAGATTTCAAAATCGATAATCTA ATTTTTCACCCTTCAGAGCCGCGGGTCATAGGTATACTTGACTGGGAGCTGTGCACTCTTGGGTCTCCTTTGGCCGACTTGGGTAATGTTCTGCTTCCAttctcttttcctcccaTCTCCTCAGAACAACGTCAAGCTCTCTCATCTAAGCTTGACGGTAAAGATAACGAAGACTTAAATCTCTTGCTTGGACTTAAAGGTGTTAGTAGCGAGGAGACTGGAATACCACAGAGAGAGGAGCTTGAAAAGTGGTGGGTAGATGGTATGATTAGAGGATCTGAGTACCACAGGAATACGCAAGCTGTTTGGAAGTGGCCCATCTCGAGGATGGA GTGGGTACGATCGTGGATGCTGTTCCGCCTTGCCATTATCGCCCAAGGAATTGCAGCCCGTGCAATGCTGGGGCAGGCAAGTTCGGCTGACGCGAGAGCGGATAGTCGACCGGTCTTTGACTTTTACGGTAAAGCTGCTTGGAACATCAAGAATGAAATGGACAATGAGATTTTAAAAGCAAAGCTGTAG
- a CDS encoding Ade2p (Similar to TIGR gene model, INSD accession AAW43646.1~Phosphoribosylaminoimidazole carboxylase) — MAPRKTVGILGGGQLGRMLTHPAALLGIPLLILDSGSYTPAKQTLLPPPSHSHLDGPFTSEPHIRELASACDVLTVEIEHVNADVLEAVEKEGLCEVQPSPKTIRLIQNKYDQKKYLAERGVAVAPYEELPANPTEEDFKAIAGRLGLPLMLKAKTLAYDGRGNSPLKSTSSEDIQASLKFLGDRPLYAEGWAPFVKEVAVMVVRNKEGEVRSYDAVETIHRESILRVCLAPLRGERGVNQRARELAEKAVGHLEGAGIFGVEMFLMPDGELLLNEIAPRPHNSGHHTIEACLTSQFENHLRAILSLPLGSTALRVPSAAMVNILGASSTMDAIDKMADNALTVSGAAVHLYGKAESRKARKMGHITVTAESDAELNERLRTLLFAQPDAHADWIDLIAPPPPAPAHSHAKPLVGIIMGSDSDLPVMHPATKILEKFGVPYELTITSAHRTPERMVKYAKTAAGRGLRAIIAGAGGAAHLPGMVASETSLPVIGVPVKASVLDGVDSLYSIVQMPRGIPCATVGINNSTNAALLAVRILGTSVPALNKATEEYSKALEEEVLAKVDILEEEGWDKYVERLKK, encoded by the exons ATGGCCCCCAGAAAGACAGTCGGTATCCTTG GCGGCGGTCAGCTCGGCCGGATGCTTACCCACCCTGCGGCCCTTCTCGGCATTCCTCTCCTGATTCTCGACTCTGGTTCTTACACTCCCGCCAAACAAACCCTCCTTCCCCCTCCTTCTCACTCACACCTTGATGGGCCTTTCACTTCGGAGCCCCACATTCGTGAACTTGCCTCTGCGTGCGACGTCCTCACAGTGGAGATCGAGCACGTCAACGCAGATGTTCTTGAGGCTGTAGAAAAGGAAGGTCTCTGTGAAGTCCAGCCAAGTCCCAAGACAATCAGGTTGATCCAAAACAAGTACGATCAAAAGAAGTACCTTGCTGAAAGAGGTGTGGCTGTTGCACCTTACGAGGAGCTTCCGGCAAACCCGACGGAAGAGGATTTTAAGGCTATCGCGGGTCGATTGGGTTTGCCCTTGATGCTCAAAGCTAAGACCCTTGCCTATGATGGGCGCGGTAACTCTCCTCTTAAATCCACATCCTCAGAGGACATCCAAGCTTCCTTGAAATTCCTTGGTGACAGGCCTCTTTATGCTGAAGGTTGGGCGCCCTTTGTCAAGGAAGTTGCGGTTATGGTTGTCAGGAATAAGGAGGGTGAAGTCCGAAGCTATGACGCGGTTGAGACTATTCACAGGGAGAGCATTTTGCGAGTGTGTTTGGCCCCTCTCAGGGGTGAAAGGGGTGTGAATCAGAGAGCTAGGGAACTGGCTGAGAAGGCAGTCGGACACCTTGAGGGCGCTGGTATATTTGGCGTTGAAATGTTCCTCATGCCTGATG GCGAACTTCTTCTCAACGAGATTGCTCCTCGTCCTCACAACTCTGGCCACCACACCATTGAAGCATGTCTTACTTCCCAGTTTGAGAATCACCTTCGAGCCATTTTATCCTTGCCTCTTGGCTCTACTGCTCTCCGTGTCCCATCTGCTGCCATGGTCAACATTCTCGGTGCCTCATCGACTATGGACGCCATAGACAAAATGGCAGACAATGCGCTCACTGTTTCTGGTGCTGCCGTGCACCTCTACGGTAAAGCTGAGAGCCGAAAAGCTCGCAAGATGGGCCACATCACGGTGACTGCCGAGAGCGATGCTGAGCTCAATGAGCGCCTTCGAACTCTATTATTCGCCCAGCCTGATGCCCATGCCGACTGGATTGACCTCATTgcccctcctcccccaGCTCCTGCCCACTCCCACGCCAAGCCTCTTGTTGGTATCATCATGGGTAGCGACTCTGACTTGCCAGTCATGCATCCTGCCACCAAAATTCTCGAAAAATTCGGTGTCCCTTACGAGCTTACCATAACTTCTGCCCATCGCACTCCTGAGCGAATGGTGAAATATGCGAAGACTGCTGCAGGCCGAGGATTGCGAGCCATCATTGCTGGGGCCGGCGGGGCTGCCCATTTACCAGGTATGGTCGCTAGCGAGACCAGTTTGCCGGTCATTGGTGTGCCCGTCAAGGCCAGTGTACTAGACGGCGTGGATTCATTGTACAGTATTGTGCAGATGCCT CGAGGTATTCCCTGTGCCACTGTGGGTATCAACAACTCTACAAATGCCGCCTTACTTGCGGTCCGTATTCTTGGAACATCTGTACCCGCACTTAACAAGGCTACTGAGGAATACTCCAAGGCGcttgaggaagaagttTTAGCTAAAGTTGACAttttggaggaggaaggcTGGGACAAGTACGTTGAGAGGCTGAAGAAATAG